In Eremothecium gossypii ATCC 10895 chromosome III, complete sequence, the genomic window CTGACGATAGCTCCTTTTTGCACATATCCAGCTGACTCCGCAGCTCAAATGTCTCCAGCATCACGGCATCCCATTCGTTTTGTAGTGTTGACAGAAGGTTGGGGATGCTGTAATTGGCGTTGAGCGTAGCCGAGTTAACTGCGTTTGCGAGCGCGTACTGCTGGGGTGTCTGGGCAATGACAATTAGCGCATCCTTAGTCAAGCTTGTCTTGGAGATTGGGTCTACCCCATGCTCATCGATATACTGCTCAATTAACCTCTTTTCAAAAACGCATTTGGATTCTGGTGATACAACAGGCGTAATGGGTGGTTTACCGCTTACTGCAAAACAACACTAGTTAGTATAATGCTGATGGGCATATGGTAATTTTAGTACTATCGCGACGTACTAGCACAAAACATCTGATCCTTGGTTCTTGTTGGGACGCGGTTGGTAGATGCATCTGCGCCTGTGAATTCTTCGCTTTCACTGTTCGAGATTTCGAACACGCTCTTTTCATCAAGTCACGTGCAGCCTTTTTGGGCCGCATGAGCTGGCACAGCTCAGAGATACCCATGGCGTGGGGGCTATACATATGTGTACTTGTATATACATCTGGTAAGGGCTAGTCCCAGAGCCGGTCGCAGGGCTCCATGAAGAGTCTTCTCTACTCTGGCTCTCAGTGTCGACGCGAAAGTCGGTCTCAGATCGAAATCGTGCCCCACAGCGCGGGTGACAAAAGTGGAAGCCAGTCTGAATTACAGTTTGGCAACGAGGCTCCCCACCTCTAGGCTAGGGTTCGAGCTGTCGCCGAAGAAGTCACGATAGATGCAGCGTTGCTCTGAGGAAGACACATGAGTGCCTATGTGGCCATTGAGCCTGTTCACGATGGTGCGCCCACCGTCACGCACTACCACCGCGCCAGCGTCCTCTAGGGCGGCCAGCAGGTCCTGCTGCAGGTCCTCCACGTCCTCCACGCCGCATGACAGTCGTATCAGGTCCTCGGGGAACTGCCGGGCCTTCCGCAGCTCCGGGTCTATGGACGCATGCGACATGCGGCAGGGCATTGAGATCAGAGAGTTGACACAGCCGAAGGACACGGTGACGCCCCAGAACTGGAGCTTCTTCGAGCACACTATGCGTTCGGATAGCGCAGTGTCCCCCGTCTGGATCGACAAGACAGCGCCCGGCCCGCGGTTGAAGCTGCGGTGCAGTTTGTGCTGCGGGTGCGAGCGCAGCCCGACAAATCGCGTCTGCAGCGCGTGGTTGCCGCCCACCGCGCGGAAGCCGCACACCTCGCGCAGCCAGTGGGCAAGCACCATTGCGTTGTGCTGCTGCTTGTACAGGCGCAGGCTCAGCGTCTTGAGCCCGCGGATCAGCAGCCACGCGTCCATCGGTGCCAGGCCCGCGCCGACCGAGTTCACCACGAAGTACGCCTcctccgccagcgcccGTGTGGCCGCCACAATCACGCCCGCCATGATGTCGTGGTGCCCGTTCAGGTATTTGGTCGCAGACTCGTACACGTAGTCCGCGCCCAGCCGCAGCGGGTTGCAGTTCAGCCCGCTCATCATCGTGTTGTCCACAACCACGCGGCACCCGGGCGCGTGCGCCTTCACGTGCGCCACCAGTGCCGGCACGTCCGCCACCTTCATCAGCGGGTTCGTCGGCGactccagcagcacgcACGCCACCTCtcccgccgccgccaccgccgcgcAGAACGCCGCCGTGTCCGCCGTGTCCACGTGCACCACTCGCGCCTGCCCCGTCTCCGCCAGCAGCCccagcagccgctgcgTCCCCCCGTACAGGTCGTCCCCGGCAATCACCGTTccccgcccgccccgccgcaGCACCGCTCGCAGCACCACGTCCAGCGCCGTCATCCCGCTCGCCACCGCCATCACCTGCTCCGGCCCCACCCCGTAAAGCCGCCCCACCTGGCCCTCCGCCACCGTCCGCGTCGGATTCCCGGACCGCGTGTAGTCGTACGCCTGCCCGTCCAGCGTCCGCTGCTTGAACGTCGTGCTCTGGTACAGCGCCGGCACGCTCGCTCCGTGCTGGTCCCCGTGCTCGCCCACGCACACTAGCCTGCTCTCCTGAGAACCGCCCCGCATTGCTGTCCACGCCCCCGCCCCCGCTgccgcctgcgccgccgtTATATACCACGACTCATCGCGACCCGCCGGAGTCCTTGCGCTGAGTACCACCCACGTGACCGCGCCACACCCGGCCTTATCCGTGAACCCGCGCGATGTCACGTGCCTCGCACGCGCTCGCTGGGTGCGGTGTCGGGCACCATTGCCACaaatatcacgtgatcaacAATTTCCGCGGCTGTCCGCCGGACGCCGGCCTACGGTTCTGTGCCCCTTGCCGCCGTCGCACGCGCTGTGACGATAGGCCACAGCAGTAAACGCCGGCCGGGACGTGGCCGATAcgcgcgctcgcgcgcgaATTGTCTTGGCGCGATGTGGGTGCGGTGTCCCGGGCAGATTGCCGGCGCGAAGATCACGGCTGCGCGGCCATAAAGGCGCGCGTGGCTGCATTGAAGGCGGTGCGGCCAAGGGGGTACGGACCGGCGGGAAGCAGCGCGGGCCAATCGGATAGGGCGCGTCAGGGTAGGACGACAAGAGATATATCTTATAGGTGCGGGGGTCTGCGGTGCGAGAGGTTAGGCGTCTGGCAGAAGGCAAGCCATCGGAGCCAGTGGGGCAGGCCATGGAGGCAGCAGACTGAGCACGGCATGGCAGACAAGGGGCTGAAGGTAATCACGATCAAAGACCAGAGCGCGGTGGTGCTGGAGGATGGGACGGTGTACAAGGTGCAACACAAAAGGCAGCGGCGAGTGCTGAACTGCATGCCGTGCCACAAGCGGAAGGTGAAGTGCAACCGGGCGCGCCCGGTGTGCGACCACTGCGAGAAGAACCGGTACGCGTGCGCGTACTTCGTGAACGATCGGGTGTCGCGCGGGGGGCAGAACAAGGTGCCGCGGGAGAGCAAGCTGCGGTTGATGCGAGTGATCGagcaggcgcggcgggcggtggagcagggcgcggcggacgaggcgggcggcggcgcggcggcgggcgcgggcggcgcggcagaggtcgtgggcggcgcggcagagggtgcggcgctggagcaggcgctggagcaggcgctggagcaggcgctggagcaggcgctggagcaggcgctggagcgggagcggcacgcggagctgctggagtACTACCGGGTGGCGGTGGCGCCGGTGCTGCCGCTGGTGGACATGGAGGGGTACACGCGGGACGCGGAGGCGTTCTGGGCGACGTGGGACGGCGAGCTGGACAGCGAGCGGCTGGActtcctgctgctgcacatGCCGCTGATGTACGTGTCGCTGAAGGCGCAGTACCACGAGACGAATGGCGCGCAGCTGGTCGAGGAGGTGTGCATGTACCACGGCCTGATACGACAGCTGTATGCGCTGTACGACTTTCCGAACAAGTTCACGATGCGGTCGCTGACCGGCAACGTGCTGCTGAACTCCGCGGTCGAGAACCCCAACATTTCGTCGGTGGCCCAACTGGCTCGGCTggcgcagcggctgcagctGACCGCGGACCCGGAGTACGTCCCTGGCAGTCGCGAAATGGCAGACGTCCAGTTCCGCCGCATCATCTTCTGGCAGATTTTCCAGCTGGACACGTTGACGTCACTTCAGAACAGACttcctccgctgctcagATACAACGAGTGCGAGACCTCGCTGCCCTCAGAGTTTGACGAGGGCGGCAAGCTGAACCCGAATCTCTGTTTTCTGAACGCCAAGTACCAGTTTGTGATCCTGGTGAACGACGTCTGCCGGATGGACGCCGCTCTCAGCCGGAGTGTGCTAAGTGATAAAGATCTTCTAGAATTTAGGGAGCGGGTCGCCCAGTTACATGCGCTTTGCGCGAACAAGGCATCGCTGCTAACGGATTACtcgcgccgctgcgcgaTCCAGGCACCTGTAGCTAGCTTTACATGCTGGGCTATATTCATGCTGAACACCTTCGCCGATAGGGCTGTGCTGCTTCACCAGGATATGCTCCTCCGGACCATGGCCAAATGGAAAAAACAGAAGGATCTCGAGTCTCAGCTGGAACAGGTGCCGTCAAGCAAGTTCAGTGACGAGTTCCGAATTTTCCATTCTATTATCACAGATGGAGGCACGAGTATTGCCGCGTACATGAAGAATATCTCCACAAGCAACGCCTGCAACACCATGAGTATGTTGTTCCCGGCGACACTTCACTGTCTGCAAGAATTTGTCAACTACTACAAGGGGAAGCACATTTCCTCATTCAACTGGCTGCTCTTGATTGGCACTCTGCCTATGGCTGCCGTTACTTTTGCACTGAGGACTCTTATGGTAGACTTAATACATGCGCGCGATTCCAGTGGCACCATTTCTTTGAAGACGGATCTACGATTTAAGCTTCTTTACCAAGTTGTCACAATGATCGAGTCCAGACTTCAGACCAGTGCCGCAGTTTACAAGTCTTCCTTGACCCTGGCGAGATTGTTCCTCAGACTAGTGCTGCTAAAGTTCGGTACTCCGGATGACATGGAACGGATTCAGCTCAATCCAAGCGTTACTAATAATATTAGTTCGCAGCTTCCCAGCCCGCTACCGTTCTCACAACAAACTGCCTGGCCTGCAAATGTATTGAAGCTGACACAAAACCATTCTATGCCGCATACCACAGCTCTTACTGTTGAACAACCACTATATGGCTTCTCACATAATCCACGTGCTACACAAGGCCAGCAGGAGCATTTCAGATCGCTACAGCGGCATGGAACATCGGAACTTTCTGTCTGTAATACCGACCCACAGCGCGCACTACAAGGTATGCCCTGTACACCGCTACCCACCGTGCAACACACGCCTCCAATTAGCGGATACTCTCTAGACAACAATTCCGACCAAAGAAGTATTTGGCATGACTTCCCCACCCCGCTAAGCGCTGACGATGCCCTTTCTCAGGCTGAGTCTATGGATCATGCTACAGAGCTCTCGCACATCCGATCTGAAGTAGAGCGCTACGTCAGGCTAATCAGTGCCTCAGGGAAAGCTAGAGATGGGGAGAGTGTCTCACTCGATGGTACATATTTTCAGGAATTCGAATGCACCCTCCTAGAGGTCATCCAGACTACGCTTTCAATGTAGTGGGCAGGCGGTTTAGTACGTACATACCATATAACGACCAAATCGCATGCGGAATACTGCCTCTTTGATTGTTAAGAGCCAAGCCTGAGAGCCCGCAGTGATGATTCGGAGGGGTGCGTGAGTTTGCTCAAGGATTACTTGTTTCTATGTGGAAAAACGGTCTCAGCCTCTCTCCGTTGCTCTGCTCAATTCTTTGGTTTGCCAAAGTTGCTTAGCAAAAAGACGAAGCAGCTCTAGCCTAGAGAAATTGGGAGGGAGGCACTGTGCTTTGCAAGCTTTTTGCAGAAGCTACTACTGCATCTTGTTTATTTAGATGGCGATAGCAATATTGCAGCGCCCTTTTGCGGAAGCTGGATTATCTCTGAACTTGACTGTGCCAAGCACCAATAGCAGCGGTGGTCTCGAGCAAAATCCCAGTTCATCGCACGAAGAACTTTTCCCTCGAGGGGGGCGGTGGCAGACGATAGCTCGAGCGCATAATGGAGCTGATATAAGCGCACAGGAATAAGGGTTTCCGTAACTTTATATATACGGAATATGAATTTTTCACTTACTTGTTAAGATATTTTATGACAATTGGCACAGGTAAGAAGCCACCTGACAGTGCAGTTGTGGCTAATTGAACACTATTCGACAGTGCGTTCACTGGGAGCGGCTCGGAGCAACGCGTTCAGACATCCTACATAGCGGTGGGAAAGGTGCTAACGTGCTCAAAAACACACTTGCGGGTAAGGTTACAGTGCATCCTAGGGATAGCATGACAATATACCAGCAAAAGAGTGGAGTCAATCTATCGTACGAAACCTTGTTATCAGTTGGGAATAGTACTGCGAATGGTTCCAGCAGTCAATTGCATCAAGACCTTCGACTTAACTTCCAACTTCATCAAAAAGACATTGAACAAGAAGCAATGACGAACGACCTAACGGGCAGCACTCTGAACATACCCGAAAACCATAGCATTACTTCCTGCGTAGTGGGTGCTGAGACACCGCGCGATTCTGACGAGCTACCACTTACCATGGATCTTCTCGATGAATTTCTGAATCTCGGGGCGCAGCAGCATACAGCGCCGCAGCAGGGCAAGCTACCAGCAACACAGCCACGAAGCTACAAGCAAGAACCTCTAGCGAACCCTTTAGCGCCGGGCACCTCATCCGGGCAATTTAACGCCCATTTTCACAGGCAGTTCCAAGAGCAGTTCCAGCAGCATGCAGCGCTACCGCCTAACCAGCGCACCTGCCATTACTCATATCAGCAACCACAGACGTCACAGAGTAGATTGCGCAATTACTCATTTGCTCCCCCGGGCCGGCGTCTGTCTATCACAGGATACCAGAGCGATAAACCTATATATTACGAGTACGAATTCTTTGGAAAGCAAAGTGCAGAAGAGGAAGATGAAGCTACGGCAAATGAAGATGATACTTTGACCACAGATGAGGAAGATCTGTACAACCTGTCTCATCTGATGGCATCGCCCGGAGGCAAGGCACGGAAGGACTCTATATTCAGTGATTATGGAAATGAGATGGTCATGCCATTGCCACAGGCACAGCAGATAAATATGCAGGTCGAAGACTACACACCAATGGTGGGAATGGAATCTATGCCACAATGGCGCAAGATGAAGGACATTTTCAAATGGAATCTTTTTGGAGGCGGTAAAGTAGACTCGCAACCGTCTCCAGCAGAATACATAGAGATGAACGAGGAGGAGCATCATCAACCCTTTAGGAAAAGGTACTTCTGGTCACGCAGGCCAAATACGCCTGCCATTCAAGCTGAATCGCAGGAGGAGGCTTCGGTTAACCCTAGTGAACTGGTCCGTTCAAGTTCATTTGACCTCCCTTTAACACTGGAATGCATCACCCCTTCATCGACGGATGTGACAAGCTCATTCACGACTAACACAAGTGTTACGGGAAATGAGCTGACAGAGCCATTCTCCCATCCATTGAAGATGGAACAAGCCGGCATATACTTCAAGGAACCTCTTTTGAAAATGGCCGAGCAGATGTCATCATTCTCTTCTGCACCAGACCCGCTGGACCCGGGCATCACCAAGAAACGAGCAGGCATGCCGAAGACTCGGGGTAGAAAGCCGTCACCAGCCCTAGATGCTACAAAACCTTTTGGCTGTGAATACTGTGAGCGTAGGTTCAAGCGCCAGGAACATCTAAAGAGGCATATAAGATCACTACATATGGGGGAAAAACCATATGGATGCGATATCTGCGGAAAGAAGTTTAGCAGAAGTGATAATCTGAACCAGCACATAAAGACACATTCCAACGGTGCTACCGAAAGGAAGTTGTAAATTTAAATAATCGGACGCACCGCGGCCTTCCTGCTGTGCACCTTTAGTATGCAATCCGTTATGCACACATAGTGTTGCATTCCGTTTCTACCTTGATCGGTGCACATGCGCGGAGCACTGGCTTGATGCTGTGTCTATGGCAGCGACTTCCGCAAGTCCTCAAACTCTTCGAATTCTTCTGGCATGTCAAGTGCAGCAGCGAGCTCCGCCCGACTGACCGCATGCCGACGCATCAGGAAGCTCACTATCACCTCGATGTTATCCGTGATTTtgtccagctgctccagcttGCTGCGAACGCCCCGGCAATAGCTGTCTATCTTTGTTTCGTCCCACTTCGTATCCTCTAGCTTCCGATACGCGCTCTGCaacgccgccagctgccgCCCGAGCTCGTCGTGCTCGGTCAGCAGGGCCGCCCGCGTGTAGCTGACGCCCTCCGACCTGAATGCGGCCGCCCGCGCGTGCTTCTTCTCGGAATTTATGGCTGCCTGCAGCTCTTGCAACCGCACCTGCGACTCCTCACTGCGCGCCTTCATCGCCTGCATCTCGGTGCACATTTTGCCGACCAGCTGGTTTTTGAAGCACCAATATACATTGACGTTGCCGCACTTTTCCACTGATATCAGACCGTCTTCGTCGatcagctgctgcacgaTGTCCTTGACAAGCATAGACGACACCCCTGCGCATTTCTTAGGAATCAGCTTCTCCAGATCTTTTATGCTGTATATGCTGTGCTCCTCCTGGAAGAACTTCAGCACCCGCGCCTTCTTCTCGGCCAGCGTTACGACGGCACGCTTGGGCGGCTAGTCTGACGTTAGCAAAACTCGTCCATCTCCACTTAGGAATCTTAGTGTAGTAACATACCATTGCTTTAGTTATGTGATGACTTCTTGCCTTCTTTGAAGTCCTTCTTACGGTGGCAACCGTTCAGCAAGTATATCGGAGTGTAGCCGCGCTCGTTGTTTAGTACACCTAACAACACGGCTAACAAACACAGGCAGTCAGCACACAGACCCCGACCTACCTGCTGCCAGAAGCCAGAATGTATACCAGGGGCTAGCGTGTGCATGGCCGAGCTTGGCAAGACAGTCACTTTTACGCAGGCTCTCTGAAGGAGCAAGCGCGTGACAGACTGTACCCGCGCAAGTGCCACCAAAGATATCAGCAGGGTGCACCGGGACAGAGCTGTTCAGATAAGCATAGGACGTGACGAGCTGATCCAAGTGGCACCATCAGCAGACCTCAGCAAGGTATCAAGTCACGCGCAAGCCA contains:
- the STR3 gene encoding cystathionine beta-lyase STR3 (Syntenic homolog of Saccharomyces cerevisiae YGL184C (STR3)): MRGGSQESRLVCVGEHGDQHGASVPALYQSTTFKQRTLDGQAYDYTRSGNPTRTVAEGQVGRLYGVGPEQVMAVASGMTALDVVLRAVLRRGGRGTVIAGDDLYGGTQRLLGLLAETGQARVVHVDTADTAAFCAAVAAAGEVACVLLESPTNPLMKVADVPALVAHVKAHAPGCRVVVDNTMMSGLNCNPLRLGADYVYESATKYLNGHHDIMAGVIVAATRALAEEAYFVVNSVGAGLAPMDAWLLIRGLKTLSLRLYKQQHNAMVLAHWLREVCGFRAVGGNHALQTRFVGLRSHPQHKLHRSFNRGPGAVLSIQTGDTALSERIVCSKKLQFWGVTVSFGCVNSLISMPCRMSHASIDPELRKARQFPEDLIRLSCGVEDVEDLQQDLLAALEDAGAVVVRDGGRTIVNRLNGHIGTHVSSSEQRCIYRDFFGDSSNPSLEVGSLVAKL
- a CDS encoding Zn(II)2Cys6 transcription factor (NOHBY305; No homolog in Saccharomyces cerevisiae; Syntenic homolog of Kluyveromyces lactis KLLA0C17050g) yields the protein MADKGLKVITIKDQSAVVLEDGTVYKVQHKRQRRVLNCMPCHKRKVKCNRARPVCDHCEKNRYACAYFVNDRVSRGGQNKVPRESKLRLMRVIEQARRAVEQGAADEAGGGAAAGAGGAAEVVGGAAEGAALEQALEQALEQALEQALEQALERERHAELLEYYRVAVAPVLPLVDMEGYTRDAEAFWATWDGELDSERLDFLLLHMPLMYVSLKAQYHETNGAQLVEEVCMYHGLIRQLYALYDFPNKFTMRSLTGNVLLNSAVENPNISSVAQLARLAQRLQLTADPEYVPGSREMADVQFRRIIFWQIFQLDTLTSLQNRLPPLLRYNECETSLPSEFDEGGKLNPNLCFLNAKYQFVILVNDVCRMDAALSRSVLSDKDLLEFRERVAQLHALCANKASLLTDYSRRCAIQAPVASFTCWAIFMLNTFADRAVLLHQDMLLRTMAKWKKQKDLESQLEQVPSSKFSDEFRIFHSIITDGGTSIAAYMKNISTSNACNTMSMLFPATLHCLQEFVNYYKGKHISSFNWLLLIGTLPMAAVTFALRTLMVDLIHARDSSGTISLKTDLRFKLLYQVVTMIESRLQTSAAVYKSSLTLARLFLRLVLLKFGTPDDMERIQLNPSVTNNISSQLPSPLPFSQQTAWPANVLKLTQNHSMPHTTALTVEQPLYGFSHNPRATQGQQEHFRSLQRHGTSELSVCNTDPQRALQGMPCTPLPTVQHTPPISGYSLDNNSDQRSIWHDFPTPLSADDALSQAESMDHATELSHIRSEVERYVRLISASGKARDGESVSLDGTYFQEFECTLLEVIQTTLSM
- the COM2 gene encoding Com2p (Syntenic homolog of Saccharomyces cerevisiae YER130C), translated to MTIYQQKSGVNLSYETLLSVGNSTANGSSSQLHQDLRLNFQLHQKDIEQEAMTNDLTGSTLNIPENHSITSCVVGAETPRDSDELPLTMDLLDEFLNLGAQQHTAPQQGKLPATQPRSYKQEPLANPLAPGTSSGQFNAHFHRQFQEQFQQHAALPPNQRTCHYSYQQPQTSQSRLRNYSFAPPGRRLSITGYQSDKPIYYEYEFFGKQSAEEEDEATANEDDTLTTDEEDLYNLSHLMASPGGKARKDSIFSDYGNEMVMPLPQAQQINMQVEDYTPMVGMESMPQWRKMKDIFKWNLFGGGKVDSQPSPAEYIEMNEEEHHQPFRKRYFWSRRPNTPAIQAESQEEASVNPSELVRSSSFDLPLTLECITPSSTDVTSSFTTNTSVTGNELTEPFSHPLKMEQAGIYFKEPLLKMAEQMSSFSSAPDPLDPGITKKRAGMPKTRGRKPSPALDATKPFGCEYCERRFKRQEHLKRHIRSLHMGEKPYGCDICGKKFSRSDNLNQHIKTHSNGATERKL
- the MND1 gene encoding Mnd1p (Syntenic homolog of Saccharomyces cerevisiae YGL183C (MND1); 1-intron) encodes the protein MPPKRAVVTLAEKKARVLKFFQEEHSIYSIKDLEKLIPKKCAGVSSMLVKDIVQQLIDEDGLISVEKCGNVNVYWCFKNQLVGKMCTEMQAMKARSEESQVRLQELQAAINSEKKHARAAAFRSEGVSYTRAALLTEHDELGRQLAALQSAYRKLEDTKWDETKIDSYCRGVRSKLEQLDKITDNIEVIVSFLMRRHAVSRAELAAALDMPEEFEEFEDLRKSLP